From a single Sinorhizobium sp. RAC02 genomic region:
- a CDS encoding substrate-binding domain-containing protein, with translation MNLKEFATLIGLSQTTVSRAMSGYPEVKAETRARVLEAAERLGYRPNISAQRLATGRAGAIGIVFQGGGRFGPHSSEFMGGLSTSLQQDGIDILVSTVETLEDEEAAYRGFAASKRVDAVILHTPACADPRIALLQSLDLPFIVHGRSEASKPFAFLDINNFGAIETAIRHLVDHGHRRIALINGDKVSTYARDRDNGYRSTLQASGIAVELALIGQGEFTDETGFRLMQAFLALPAPPTAVIAGSMMSALGAMRAIRVAGLRLGHDVSLIAHDDVFPYLSPENLVPSVTTTQSSIRAAGERIGEMILRLLQGELPEALQEVWEVDFVMRGSTGPAPA, from the coding sequence ATGAACCTCAAGGAATTTGCCACCCTCATCGGCCTGTCCCAGACGACGGTGAGCCGCGCGATGAGCGGCTATCCGGAGGTGAAGGCGGAGACGCGGGCGCGCGTGCTGGAGGCGGCCGAGCGGCTCGGTTATCGGCCGAACATCAGCGCACAACGGCTTGCAACCGGAAGGGCCGGCGCCATCGGCATCGTCTTTCAGGGCGGAGGGCGCTTCGGGCCGCATTCCAGCGAATTCATGGGCGGACTTTCGACATCGCTTCAACAGGATGGCATCGACATCCTTGTCTCGACCGTCGAGACCCTGGAAGACGAAGAAGCCGCCTATCGTGGATTTGCCGCAAGCAAACGGGTGGACGCGGTTATCTTGCACACGCCGGCCTGCGCGGACCCGCGCATCGCATTGTTGCAGTCGCTGGATCTGCCCTTCATCGTTCACGGGCGAAGCGAAGCGTCAAAACCCTTCGCCTTCCTCGACATTAACAATTTCGGCGCCATCGAGACGGCAATCCGGCATCTTGTCGACCACGGCCATCGCCGCATCGCGCTCATCAACGGAGACAAGGTCAGCACCTATGCCCGCGATCGGGACAACGGCTACCGCTCGACGCTGCAAGCGAGCGGTATTGCGGTCGAACTCGCGCTGATCGGCCAGGGCGAATTCACCGACGAAACCGGCTTCCGTCTAATGCAAGCCTTCCTCGCCCTCCCCGCCCCGCCAACGGCCGTGATCGCCGGTTCGATGATGTCAGCGCTCGGCGCGATGCGGGCAATCCGTGTTGCAGGCCTCCGGCTTGGGCACGACGTCTCGCTTATCGCGCATGACGACGTCTTTCCCTATCTCAGCCCGGAAAACCTCGTGCCGTCCGTTACCACGACGCAATCATCGATCCGCGCGGCAGGCGAGCGGATCGGCGAAATGATTTTACGGCTCCTGCAAGGCGAACTGCCTGAAGCCTTGCAGGAGGTTTGGGAGGTCGATTTCGTCATGCGCGGTTCAACAGGCCCCGCTCCGGCCTAA
- a CDS encoding Gfo/Idh/MocA family oxidoreductase encodes MRLLILGTGGMANNHAEHFAAIDGVELVGAVDVDPLRAKAFADQHGIPNVFTSLEDAIAWGGFDAATNVTPDRAHHPTTLALLAAGKHVMCEKPLAENYAKADEMARAAEASSLVTMVNLTYRNVAPLQKARDMVLAGEIGRVRHVEASYLQSWLVSKAWGNWATESQWLWRLSTKHGSNGVLGDVGIHILDFASYGAASDVEHVFARLKAFDKAPDNRIGEYDLDANDSFAMTVDFANGALGVIHSSRWATGHLNELRLRMHGDRGALEVVHSTEGSSLRGCLGEDVEKAVWRDIDAGTVPTNYQRFAAAVTAGEQVEPGFRHAAELQKILDLAIETERERRELTV; translated from the coding sequence ATGCGTCTTCTCATTCTTGGAACCGGCGGCATGGCCAACAACCATGCCGAACATTTCGCGGCGATCGACGGGGTCGAGCTGGTGGGCGCCGTCGACGTCGATCCATTGCGCGCAAAAGCCTTTGCCGATCAGCACGGCATCCCGAACGTCTTCACTTCGCTGGAGGACGCCATCGCCTGGGGTGGTTTCGACGCGGCCACCAACGTGACGCCTGACCGCGCGCATCACCCGACGACGCTGGCGCTGCTCGCTGCGGGCAAACACGTCATGTGCGAAAAGCCCCTGGCGGAAAACTACGCCAAGGCGGACGAGATGGCGCGGGCGGCTGAAGCCTCCAGCCTCGTCACCATGGTCAACCTCACCTATCGCAATGTCGCGCCCTTGCAGAAGGCACGCGACATGGTGCTTGCCGGCGAGATCGGTCGCGTGCGCCATGTCGAGGCGTCCTATCTGCAGAGCTGGCTCGTCTCCAAGGCCTGGGGTAACTGGGCGACCGAAAGCCAGTGGCTCTGGCGCCTTTCCACCAAACACGGCTCGAACGGCGTGCTCGGTGATGTCGGCATCCACATCCTCGACTTTGCCAGCTACGGCGCTGCAAGCGATGTGGAGCACGTCTTCGCGCGGCTGAAGGCCTTCGACAAGGCGCCGGACAACCGGATCGGCGAATATGATCTCGACGCCAATGACAGCTTCGCGATGACGGTCGACTTCGCCAATGGCGCGCTCGGCGTCATCCATTCGAGCCGCTGGGCAACCGGCCATCTCAACGAACTGCGCCTGCGCATGCACGGCGACAGGGGCGCGCTTGAGGTGGTCCATTCAACGGAGGGCTCGAGCCTGCGCGGCTGCCTCGGCGAGGATGTGGAAAAGGCCGTCTGGCGGGATATCGACGCCGGTACGGTGCCGACCAACTACCAGCGTTTTGCAGCGGCAGTGACTGCCGGTGAGCAGGTCGAGCCGGGTTTCCGCCACGCTGCCGAACTTCAGAAGATCCTCGATCTCGCCATCGAGACCGAGAGGGAGCGACGGGAGTTGACGGTTTAG
- a CDS encoding glycosyltransferase: MQAGSDMPAAMGPAVRSDLRLETHVNSAPRTGEPAKGADALGSTGRPLVYSRCQTGRRPAYLRMMERSFGARRARVRDLLFSRSPVLFLMIEEAFLLYLVTSLLRALTGRRTVGLLLCPMPLVISRRPLERCKRLALQWLKRLPGCQTLTIVPFSVFPAFSSIASGWIYDFQLWDLTGEERDAVNTLRRERHPPECGVVTAIGTQSRRKGFDLFADTYTRSCDLRRRFQFIACGKVAPSVADYAAAFCEAGGVAVDRAVSDCELLGAYAASDAVWCLYPPAGDHASGILGRAAQLGIPVVVRYGSLAHRLCIVENILHVATTADRVAERLADPLPPRDDRRVRMMALRFARESEATLQAAFGLAG; this comes from the coding sequence ATGCAGGCGGGCTCGGATATGCCGGCCGCAATGGGTCCGGCTGTGCGCTCGGACCTGCGGCTTGAAACACACGTCAACTCCGCCCCCCGGACGGGCGAGCCTGCAAAAGGGGCGGATGCCCTTGGCTCCACCGGGCGCCCGCTTGTTTACTCGAGGTGTCAAACCGGTCGACGCCCAGCCTATCTGCGGATGATGGAGCGGTCGTTCGGTGCGCGGCGCGCGCGCGTCCGTGATCTCCTGTTCTCCCGGTCGCCGGTTTTGTTTCTGATGATAGAGGAGGCGTTCCTCCTCTATCTGGTGACCAGTCTGTTGCGGGCGCTGACCGGCCGGCGCACCGTCGGTTTGTTGCTCTGTCCGATGCCTCTGGTCATCTCCCGCCGACCGCTAGAACGCTGCAAGAGGCTCGCCTTGCAATGGCTCAAGCGCTTGCCCGGCTGCCAGACGCTGACGATCGTTCCCTTCAGCGTTTTTCCGGCCTTTTCGAGCATTGCCAGCGGCTGGATCTATGATTTCCAGCTTTGGGACCTCACCGGCGAAGAGCGCGACGCAGTCAACACCCTGCGTCGCGAGCGCCATCCGCCCGAATGTGGCGTGGTGACGGCAATCGGGACGCAGAGCCGCCGCAAGGGCTTCGATCTCTTCGCCGACACCTATACGCGCTCATGCGACCTGCGCCGGCGCTTCCAGTTCATCGCCTGCGGCAAGGTCGCGCCAAGCGTTGCGGATTACGCGGCCGCCTTCTGCGAGGCGGGTGGTGTGGCGGTCGATCGTGCTGTTTCCGACTGCGAACTGCTGGGGGCTTACGCGGCGAGCGATGCGGTCTGGTGCCTTTATCCGCCCGCTGGCGATCACGCCTCCGGAATTCTCGGGCGCGCCGCGCAGCTGGGCATTCCGGTTGTCGTGCGCTACGGCTCGCTGGCGCATCGTCTCTGTATCGTGGAAAACATCCTGCATGTTGCGACGACCGCCGACCGGGTGGCGGAGCGTCTCGCCGATCCCTTGCCGCCGCGCGACGACAGGCGCGTCCGCATGATGGCGCTGCGTTTTGCCCGCGAAAGCGAGGCAACCTTGCAGGCGGCCTTCGGATTGGCGGGATAG
- a CDS encoding ThuA domain-containing protein — translation MAIRTIVWGENIHEQTNEIVRSIYPRGMHNTIADALNSDPAIEASTATLQEPEHGLTEARLAETDVLVWWGHKDHGAVSDEVVERVAKRVWEGMGLLVLHSGHFSKIFKRLMGTPCALKWREAGERERLWVINPRHPIAEGLGENFVLENEEMYGEQFSVPEPLETVFISWFAGGEVFRSGMTWRRGAGNIFYFRPGHETYPTYHDATVQKVLANGVKWAFNPQGTYAAIHDAPNVPVEQALEPIEERGPKLHEAGEAGYR, via the coding sequence GAACGAGATCGTGCGCTCGATCTATCCGCGCGGCATGCACAACACGATCGCCGATGCGCTCAACAGTGACCCGGCAATCGAGGCCAGCACCGCGACCCTGCAGGAGCCGGAACACGGTCTGACCGAGGCGCGCCTTGCCGAGACGGATGTGCTCGTCTGGTGGGGCCACAAGGACCACGGCGCCGTCAGCGACGAGGTGGTCGAGCGTGTCGCCAAGCGCGTCTGGGAGGGCATGGGCCTCCTTGTCCTGCATTCCGGCCACTTTTCCAAGATCTTCAAGCGCCTGATGGGCACGCCCTGCGCGCTGAAATGGCGTGAGGCCGGCGAGCGCGAGCGCCTCTGGGTGATCAACCCGCGCCACCCGATTGCCGAAGGGCTCGGCGAGAACTTCGTGCTCGAAAACGAGGAGATGTACGGCGAGCAGTTCTCCGTGCCGGAGCCGCTGGAAACGGTGTTCATCTCGTGGTTTGCCGGCGGCGAGGTGTTCCGTTCGGGCATGACCTGGCGCCGCGGTGCCGGCAACATCTTCTATTTCCGCCCAGGCCATGAGACCTATCCGACCTATCACGACGCCACCGTCCAGAAGGTCCTCGCCAACGGCGTGAAATGGGCCTTCAACCCGCAGGGCACCTACGCCGCCATTCACGATGCGCCGAACGTGCCGGTCGAACAGGCACTCGAGCCGATCGAGGAGCGGGGTCCGAAATTGCATGAAGCCGGCGAAGCCGGTTACCGCTGA
- a CDS encoding MarR family transcriptional regulator, giving the protein MAEDIVRALGYLCLGTRLRRLGEQVQAETQRIMERLDAPLQAGQYPLLAAIDRLGPLSVGELAETLGITQPGVTRMAGLLAEAGYLTARKEAGDQRIRRLVLTEEGQALIARSKQDIWPLIEAAVRSVCDPLDGSLIDKLDQLEDALAEAPLDRRARALEGQQP; this is encoded by the coding sequence ATGGCAGAAGATATCGTTCGTGCACTGGGCTACCTGTGTCTGGGCACCCGGCTGCGCCGCCTCGGCGAACAGGTGCAGGCGGAAACGCAGCGCATCATGGAGCGCTTGGATGCGCCGCTGCAGGCGGGCCAGTATCCGCTTCTCGCCGCAATCGACCGTCTCGGTCCGCTTTCTGTGGGGGAACTGGCGGAGACGCTTGGCATAACCCAGCCGGGCGTGACCCGGATGGCCGGCCTCCTTGCCGAAGCGGGATACCTGACAGCGCGCAAGGAGGCTGGCGACCAGCGCATCCGGCGCCTGGTGCTGACGGAGGAGGGGCAGGCGCTGATCGCCCGCTCGAAACAGGATATCTGGCCGCTCATCGAAGCGGCCGTCCGGAGCGTTTGCGATCCGCTCGACGGCAGCCTGATAGACAAACTCGATCAACTGGAAGACGCCCTTGCCGAGGCGCCGCTCGACCGTCGTGCCCGGGCACTGGAAGGACAGCAGCCATGA
- a CDS encoding GNAT family N-acetyltransferase: MTMVLGRPIWSALTTRHAALAEGAGRARRYQPGILPFAAPADDDPQALADLAELARPGETLLFLQADPVVAPAGFSVLTTAPAVQMIAAAVPSPLPDDAIVPLGIADAEEMLALATLTKPGPFSLRSQELGRFWGVRQGGRLVAMAGERMKQPGYTELSGVCTHPDHRGRGYARGLSLYVAARIIEGGDQPYLHVYASNIAAIALYESIGFTLRCPMHVAALQRPAD; the protein is encoded by the coding sequence ATGACCATGGTTCTCGGCAGACCGATCTGGAGTGCGCTCACCACCCGGCATGCAGCACTCGCCGAGGGGGCCGGTCGCGCCCGCCGCTATCAGCCCGGCATCCTGCCGTTTGCGGCGCCGGCGGACGATGACCCACAGGCCCTTGCCGACCTCGCTGAACTGGCACGCCCGGGTGAGACCTTGCTCTTCCTCCAGGCTGATCCGGTCGTCGCGCCCGCCGGTTTCTCGGTGCTGACGACCGCGCCGGCCGTCCAGATGATCGCGGCTGCCGTTCCTTCCCCGTTGCCGGACGATGCTATCGTTCCACTCGGGATAGCCGATGCCGAGGAGATGCTGGCGCTTGCGACCTTGACGAAGCCCGGACCGTTTTCCCTGCGGTCCCAGGAACTCGGGCGCTTCTGGGGCGTGCGTCAGGGCGGTCGGCTCGTTGCCATGGCCGGCGAGCGCATGAAACAGCCGGGCTATACGGAATTGAGCGGGGTCTGCACCCATCCCGACCACCGGGGCAGGGGCTATGCCCGCGGCCTTTCGCTGTATGTGGCCGCTCGAATCATCGAGGGCGGGGACCAGCCCTATCTGCACGTCTATGCCAGCAACATCGCCGCTATCGCGCTCTATGAGTCGATCGGCTTCACCCTGCGGTGCCCGATGCACGTCGCGGCGCTGCAAAGGCCCGCCGATTGA